GGAGAGGCTGAGCCCCTCATGAGCAGACAGGCCCATGTGTGGCTGAGATACAGGACTGGCTGCAGGGAGGAGGTATGAGGGGACCGAGTCTGAGACTGGGGTGAGAGGCAAGGAGCACCCAGTTCCAGCGAGGGAAGGGAACATCCTGCTCCCGTAGGGACAAAGGACCCAGTGGCAGGCAGGCAAAGGCAGGGAGAGTGAGGGGCGCAGGACTCACGTAGGCAAGGGTGGGGGTGCCGGGGCGTGGCAGGCCGCCAGGGCCAGTCTCGATGGGACGGGCGGCAGCTCTCGCACCCCGGGCCAGTGGTATGGTGGCGGCAGTGGCAGCGGGGGGGCCGGGCACGGGCGGCACAGCGGGCAGCGTGGCCATGACACTGGCAGCGGCCTCTCAGCCCAGCTGCCGCTAGCCCGGCCTGGCCCCCAAACTCCACACGGAGGTGGCTGGCCGCCACAGTGGCCTTAGGACCTGGTGTGGAGTGGAAGGTCACCCTTTCAGGGCCCCCTAAGGCCCCAGGCCAGGCGGGCCTGTGCCACAGCAGCCTCCAGGGACCCCCTGAGGCCCAGGCAGCAGACAGGATGAGGGCTGGGGGTCCTGGGGTACAGAAGCGCAAGCTGACAGATGTCAGGAGGAAGGGGCCACCCAGGGCCAAAGTCAGGCTGCCATTGCAGGTTTCCCTGGCGCCAAGGTGGTTTCCTGGGGACAGGGCACAGGCCTGAGGGCAGGAGGCCGCCACGGCAGCCAGCTGTGTCACTGGCGGGAGGCAGAATTGGGGGCGGCCCTGTGGATCGTAGCATGGGTCCGCAGTGGCCTGgcccaggaggagcaggagggcaAAGGTCACGGGCATGGTCACAGCAGAGCCAGCACCTGGAGGGAAGAGAGGTGGCTGGGCTGGGGATCTCAGCCGCAGCCTCTACCCCTCCTGGAGGTGTCCTGTGGAACTGGGGCATTCCACCCCCAACCCGTCCAGGCCCCCTCCCCGGCTGCATGGAAGCGAGGAAAATAGTTCCATCTGGGGAGAATTACTGTTTACATAACCCAAAGGGGAAAGAACGCAGACAAAATCGAGAATTTTGCCTGAACTAATCCGTAGCTTAACACCCCAGAGTTATCCGTCAGTGTCGAGGGGCAGGGGGCCCTGGGGAGCGGTGAGCGGCTGGAGCAGaggggctggccaaggccagcagaCGTGGAAACCTAGAGAGGGACACAGAGACaagcagggctgggcaggagaGGGGGCTTAGGGACAGATGAAGACTCAGTCACAAAGAAATAGAGGacaggacagaggcagagagaggacaGTCAGCCTAGGGGAGGCGCTCGGCACAGAGAAGTTGCTGCAAAGACAGAGGAACagacaggaggctgagaggctgagacagaggccAGGCACCCAGAGGCCACAGGGagctgggagactgaggctcggACTGCCTGGGGGCTGGGATAGGTGGGCAGGTGGGCTCAGAGACACCCAGCCTGGCAggccctggggaggggagggaaggggacaggCTAGGGGTGTCTGGCGGGGGATCAGAAGTGAGAGACCGAGGCCCAGGCCTGCAGGGATCAGAGCCATTGCCTTTCCCACATGGGGCCCTAACCTTGTTCTCCACACCCTGGGCACGGAAGGGGATTATCACCAAACAACCCAGCCTCCCTGCCACCCGCCCACCCACCCCCAGCGCCCCACCCTTAACCCTTTCCCACCCGAGTGCAAAGCCCAGAGAGCTGAGCTGAGGAAAGGGATGCTGGGAGCTGGAACCTGGGTGGCTCTGGGGCTTGGGAGCGGGACAGTGGGATCCCCATGGGGTCAGGGGAAGCAGACACCTGGGTTCCCTTCAGAACTCAGGGTGTGGGGACCGGAAGTTAGCGTTCTGGGACTTTCTGCTCACCTCAACCCTGCCCTCTATTCTGGGCCTCAGGGCCTGGAGACCAGAGTCCCCACATTCTCCACCCATCCAGAGTTCCCCAGAGCAGATGGGGGAACAGATGTTGGGGGCGGTGGGTAatgaggaggagagaggcaggaaggcaggagctGGGACAGGGTGGGGTGCCAGATGCCAGGGCGCCCGTGGGGGCAGAAGCCCAGACCCTAGGAATGGCAGGAGCTGGGAAGGACTGGACTCTGAAATGCCCCCACTTTCCCCTTCCAGGGCCAGCAGCCTCTGGTGAGGAGCTCACTGTGGACTGGGGGCCTCGGAGCCTTTCCAGGCCCTTGGCTCTGAATCTGCGCCCAGGAATGTCCCTGGGCTGGGCATCTCTGGGGCACCCTGGCGGTTGAGGTGGGCCACACCTGCCCCAGCCTGGCCTCACTGCCCATGTCCCCACTGCTGTTGGCCACATGCAGACGCTGCCTCCCCTGGCCCAGATGACAGGCCTCGCCCTCCGCCCTCCCAAGGAGCCTGGCGCCATTTTGCACCCACTCAGGTGGCAGCCGCCTGCCTGGCCCTCAGCAGCATCCTGTTAAGGGCCAGTCCCCCATGTCCCCTTTCTCTCTGGATAGTTGCTGGATAGTTCAGGGGGTGGCACCCTCTGGCCCTTAGCACCTTGAGGAACCAGGCTGTGAGTTCCCTAGTGTTCCTGGGGGATCCAGAAACCAGTCGTGGCCCACAGAGAGCCCATACCCCTCTTTAAGAAAGAGTCCAGCCATGCTCCCAGCAGACTCATAGGAGGCCTGCCTGGGCGGCCTGGGGTCCATCTGGGACCCAGGCTTCCTTTCCCTGGCTCTTGGCATGCACCCCCCAACCCGAGCCCTGAGGCCCCGACATTGGCCAAACCTGCACTCAAGAAGAGAGCGTCCTGCAGCCAGTTCCCCGCAGGCTCTTCCTCCAAGCTGTGGCGCGGTGGGCTCTCAGGAGGGAGTGGCGTGGCTGTTCTCAGGCCCCAGGCTAGTGGGGTTTCTGGGCTGGGCGGGGGCTCAGAGCAGAGCCCGCAGAATCTAACACCgccacccccctcccaccccaatcCCTCACCAACCGCAGCCACGCTATCCCCACAGGGACCCCTGCCAGCCAGGCCACCCGCAACGGTGTGGGACGTGAGTGCCGTTGCCCCCGGCGGTCCAGCAGCAGGACAGCCCCGAGCAGCCTGGCCTAGGAGGCTCACCGCAGGTAGGACGGGAGGCTGTCAGTCGGGGGTCCCGCTCCATCCCACTCCACCCCTGCCCACTGGCTCAGCCCCGCCTTGTGGTGGCCGCCATCGCGATCGGGCAGGGGCTGACCTTTGGGAGACAATCGCTGTTGGAAACTTTGCTCAGCCCCTGCCTCTGGCTGCGTGACCCCAagccagcccctcctcctcctctctggaaCCTTTTGTCAGCTGTGGGTTCACCGAGCCTTAAGGTCAGTAAAATCTGTGCTCTTGGAAGGTTCAGACCAGCCCCTGGAATTCAAAAGACCTCAGTCGCTTTCTAAGATGGTGGGGAAGGCGACAAATGAGCTGAGAACACCTGGGCCCCAGTGTTTCTCATGCGGCAGAGGGAGAAGGCGGGGACCCCCGGGGTGCGGGGGACCAAGCTCAAAAGCACCTCCCCAGTGCCGCTGGTGTCCTGCGAGTCCTCAGTGCTTTCATCGTGACATTTTCATGCGAATGTTGCTGTCTGTTCTATTCCATCTCCGAATGGGTTGactagaaaaataatgttttctgtcACTTCCCGCTGAGAAAAGCAAGGGCCTCATGGAGTTGGGGCGCGGCACCTGCTGCCCTGGGTGGCCCCAGCGTTTATCGTGGTGTAGCGTGGGCCCAATCCTGACAGGCTTGGGACCCACTGCCCCAGGCCCGCCCCCAGGGGGTGCGAGGGCACAGCAAAGGCGACCCTCGACTCTGGACCCTTAGGTACCACGTTGGAGGGGGCCAGATTTGGCAGGAGCAGGACAGGGACATCGGATTTGAAAGAAGGGAGTCACTCCGAAAGCTGGGAGGTGCATCAGCTGCAGGAGGATGGAATGGGGCTGAGACGCCCCCCATCAGAGGGGGCATGTCAGAGCTGGGGGCCCAGGCTGTGTGAGTCAGAGTGGAACTTCGGGATTCAGGCGCAGGTCCCTCCGCTGACCCTGCCTGAGCTCCCCCTGTATGGGACTTTGCCGGGGGTTCGCGCTGGGAACACAGACCCCTGCCCCATCAGGCTCAGTGtccagagagggagggggagaccCCAGCAGCGCAGGTCCTTCTGTGCTCTAGGTTGTTGGAAGGTGCCAAGTGCCTTGGAGCAAAGCAAGTGGGGGGGGCGGCCACGGGGGCCCGGGGATTGCAGATGTAAGTGGGGTGATGCGGAGGGGCATTTGTGCTGAGCCCACCGCCAGCACAGAACCCAGCTTTGCTGCCACACAAAACTGAGGAAGAAGGCTTAGGTCTCGCTGCGTCTTCCTCCCCACCTGGGCGAAGTCTCAAGCTCCGGCTCCTGGAGGGAAGCTTTTGTTCCTTGCAGCTTGAGCTGCCTGAGTTGATGGGCGCCCCTGCGGGTGCCCGGGGGCAGGCGGGGAAGAACAGACGGAGCTGCCACAGCCGAGCACATAGTGCCCCAAGCTGGGAAGgagactgttttttttgttggggAGAGTTCTTTAAGGGCTGGAGACCTTCACCCTCACAGCTTCTACAGAAGGCCAGGCCTGCCCAAGGCACATCTCTGAGGTGGGTTCAACCCAGAGAGAACCTCAGTGCTGGGCTCACACAGACCTCTAACCCCTGCCTTGGTGGCCCAG
The DNA window shown above is from Homo sapiens chromosome 19, GRCh38.p14 Primary Assembly and carries:
- the NTN5 gene encoding netrin-5 isoform X1 — its product is MPVTFALLLLLGQATADPCYDPQGRPQFCLPPVTQLAAVAASCPQACALSPGNHLGARETCNGSLTLALGGPFLLTSVSLRFCTPGPPALILSAAWASGGPWRLLWHRPAWPGALGGPERVTFHSTPGPKATVAASHLRVEFGGQAGLAAAGLRGRCQCHGHAARCAARARPPRCHCRHHTTGPGCESCRPSHRDWPWRPATPRHPHPCLPCSCNQHARRCRFNSELFRLSGGRSGGVCERCRHHTAGRHCHYCQPGFWRDPSQPIFSRRACRACQCHPIGATGGTCNQTSGQCTCKLGVTGLTCNRCGPGYQQSRSPRMPCQRIPEATTTLATTPGAYSSDPQCQNYCNMSDTRVHMSLRRYCQQDHEFHHLLQPDISEGWKR